Proteins co-encoded in one Jeotgalibacillus malaysiensis genomic window:
- a CDS encoding peptidyl-prolyl cis-trans isomerase B, with the protein MMAKTGYIDLTNGHKISFELYPEEAPGTVENFEKLANDGFYDGLNFHRVIPGFVSQGGCPNKNGTGGPGYTIKCETEGNPHRHQPGSLSMAHAGKDTGGSQFFIVHESQPHLDGVHTVFGKVTEGLEHAQGMEQGAGINEIRVNG; encoded by the coding sequence ATGATGGCAAAGACAGGTTATATTGATTTAACAAATGGACATAAAATTTCTTTTGAACTCTATCCGGAAGAAGCACCGGGCACTGTTGAGAACTTTGAAAAGCTTGCAAACGACGGCTTTTACGACGGTCTTAACTTCCACCGCGTAATCCCTGGTTTCGTAAGCCAGGGCGGATGCCCGAATAAAAACGGTACTGGCGGCCCTGGTTATACAATCAAATGTGAAACTGAAGGCAACCCGCACCGTCATCAGCCGGGTTCTTTATCAATGGCACATGCCGGTAAAGACACTGGTGGCAGCCAGTTCTTCATCGTTCACGAATCACAGCCTCACTTAGATGGCGTGCACACTGTGTTCGGTAAAGTGACTGAAGGTCTTGAACATGCACAAGGCATGGAACAAGGCGCAGGCATTAACGAAATCCGTGTAAACGGCTAA
- a CDS encoding sucrose-6-phosphate hydrolase: MTRYSEPKYRTILEAEKGELEALKAQSANDEWKPSFHIHPQYGLLNDPNGLAWFKGKYHVFYQWYPYGAYHGMKHWAHVSSEDLAHFDRHDTAITPVEDYESHGAYSGASLQVRDELYLYYTGNVKYDAEARDAHQCLAIMNENGEIRKYEHNPLIKSVPAGYTGHVRDPKVFEKDGQYYMLLGAQRENQTGAIIVYQSPDALNWSFLGELSVEIDLEGYMWECPDYFEVDGKDFLIFSPQGIEPDGENYHNVFNTIYVAGTLNLNELSFTVDEYHELDKGFDFYAPQSFDADGKRLLYGWAGVGEVKFPTDQNNWAHCLTLPRELVRKGNRLLQRPAESLELLKGAPVTEGELSPGSANIKLGSVKAWRATFAAEQAADLKLELFSSENERFTIIYDHKAKKVVTDRSDMAHVTEAQYGTKREVTLTEELSHMDIIVDHSIAEVFINGGAAVFTCRVFPLSEDKQMNVSTDAELNYEVHQMKRGIDG, encoded by the coding sequence ATGACCCGCTATTCTGAACCGAAATACAGAACAATTTTAGAAGCTGAAAAGGGCGAGCTTGAGGCTTTAAAAGCACAGTCAGCTAATGATGAATGGAAGCCGTCCTTTCATATTCATCCTCAGTACGGATTATTAAATGACCCGAATGGCCTGGCATGGTTTAAGGGGAAATATCATGTGTTTTACCAGTGGTATCCGTACGGCGCTTATCATGGTATGAAGCATTGGGCACATGTATCATCAGAGGATCTTGCTCATTTCGACAGGCACGATACAGCGATTACGCCTGTTGAGGACTATGAATCCCACGGTGCTTATTCCGGTGCTTCGCTGCAAGTGAGGGATGAGCTGTATCTATACTACACAGGCAACGTAAAGTATGATGCCGAAGCAAGGGACGCTCACCAGTGCCTTGCGATTATGAATGAGAACGGTGAGATCAGGAAATATGAGCACAACCCGCTGATCAAAAGTGTGCCGGCAGGATATACAGGGCATGTAAGAGATCCGAAAGTATTCGAAAAAGATGGACAGTATTATATGCTGCTTGGTGCACAAAGAGAGAATCAGACAGGAGCAATCATCGTCTATCAATCTCCGGATGCATTGAATTGGTCCTTCCTTGGCGAGCTGTCAGTTGAAATTGATCTTGAAGGCTATATGTGGGAATGTCCTGATTACTTTGAGGTTGATGGAAAAGACTTTCTGATCTTTTCACCTCAGGGAATCGAGCCTGATGGAGAAAATTATCATAACGTGTTCAATACGATCTATGTAGCAGGTACGCTCAATCTTAACGAGTTATCTTTTACAGTGGACGAATATCATGAACTTGATAAAGGCTTTGACTTTTATGCGCCGCAAAGCTTCGATGCTGATGGGAAACGATTACTTTACGGCTGGGCTGGTGTTGGTGAAGTTAAGTTCCCGACCGACCAGAATAACTGGGCGCACTGTCTGACGCTGCCTCGAGAATTAGTACGAAAAGGCAATCGTCTGCTGCAACGCCCGGCAGAGTCGCTTGAGCTTTTAAAGGGGGCACCTGTTACTGAAGGGGAGCTTTCTCCCGGATCGGCTAATATTAAACTGGGCAGCGTAAAGGCATGGAGAGCAACGTTTGCAGCAGAGCAGGCAGCTGACTTGAAGCTGGAACTGTTCAGCTCTGAGAATGAAAGGTTTACGATCATTTATGACCACAAGGCTAAAAAGGTAGTCACTGACCGTTCCGATATGGCACATGTAACAGAAGCTCAATATGGTACCAAAAGAGAAGTGACGCTTACTGAAGAACTCTCTCACATGGATATCATTGTTGACCATAGTATTGCAGAGGTCTTTATTAACGGTGGGGCAGCTGTCTTTACGTGCAGAGTGTTCCCGTTATCAGAAGACAAGCAAATGAACGTTTCCACAGACGCTGAATTGAATTATGAAGTTCATCAAATGAAACGTGGGATTGACGGATAG
- a CDS encoding superoxide dismutase-like protein yojM precursor, which produces MVKDLTLEEGAPFSLLDEDGSAIVIHEGPDDYQTDPAGNSGARIACGELNG; this is translated from the coding sequence ATGGTGAAAGATCTGACACTTGAAGAAGGTGCCCCATTTTCACTGCTTGATGAAGACGGCAGTGCAATTGTGATTCATGAGGGACCGGATGATTATCAGACGGATCCTGCCGGGAATTCAGGTGCAAGGATCGCGTGTGGTGAGTTGAACGGATAA
- a CDS encoding protein-N-phosphohistidine-sugar phosphotransferase, translated as MSGKLQKYEPTVKEVIRLIGGKENIQGAAHCATRLRIVTDDQDKISVKDIEQLEFVKGAFIAGDQLQIIFGAGTVNDVYKVFQQQAGMDDMSLSDVKGASAKKQNAFQRGIKALSDVFVQIIPGLLAAALLMGITGLLSQPGVFGERAVVEMFPAITGINRFIQIMSTGIFTILPLLVVWSATKRFGGNPVLGLVIGAIMLHPDLGNAYAVASGEVDAELINILGLNVELVGFQGGIIVALLMGLVVAKLDNFFTRVVPDMIKLFLAPFLTVTLSGLLLFIIVGPIGRFLAEGLTSSLLWATENLGVVGFVLFAGVQQVIVITGLHHVIGAVEAQLIADTGLNFIMPLMSVALMGQGGAVLGYLYLRWHDKKARQIGISSFGSILFGISEPALFGINVRYKFPLIAGCIASAIAGAYVFLLNINALGFGATAVPGIAIISTTGGGHLHYVIANVAALALGAVFTAAYGKVKNPSFDV; from the coding sequence ATGAGTGGAAAGCTTCAGAAATACGAACCAACCGTTAAAGAAGTCATCCGTCTTATAGGCGGAAAAGAAAATATTCAGGGAGCGGCACATTGTGCTACGCGCCTGAGAATTGTTACTGACGACCAGGATAAAATCTCGGTTAAAGATATAGAACAGCTTGAATTTGTTAAAGGGGCATTTATTGCCGGTGACCAGCTGCAGATTATTTTCGGGGCTGGTACCGTGAATGATGTCTACAAAGTATTCCAGCAGCAGGCCGGAATGGATGATATGTCACTGAGTGATGTAAAAGGCGCATCGGCTAAAAAGCAAAATGCATTTCAGCGCGGAATTAAAGCTTTATCAGATGTTTTTGTGCAAATTATCCCCGGGCTCTTAGCAGCGGCACTATTAATGGGAATTACAGGTCTGCTCAGTCAGCCGGGTGTATTTGGAGAACGTGCAGTAGTAGAGATGTTCCCTGCTATTACCGGGATCAACCGCTTTATTCAGATTATGTCGACAGGTATTTTCACCATTCTTCCGTTGCTGGTTGTCTGGTCAGCTACTAAGAGATTTGGTGGTAATCCGGTTTTAGGCCTTGTGATCGGAGCAATCATGCTTCATCCGGACCTTGGCAATGCATACGCAGTAGCAAGTGGTGAAGTGGATGCTGAACTGATCAATATTTTAGGGTTAAATGTAGAGCTTGTCGGATTCCAGGGTGGTATTATTGTAGCCCTGCTGATGGGACTTGTTGTGGCAAAGCTGGATAACTTCTTTACACGCGTCGTTCCTGACATGATCAAGCTATTCCTTGCACCGTTTTTAACGGTTACACTATCAGGATTACTATTATTTATTATCGTTGGACCAATCGGACGTTTTCTTGCAGAAGGATTAACATCAAGTCTGCTTTGGGCAACTGAAAACCTTGGCGTAGTTGGGTTCGTTCTGTTTGCAGGCGTCCAGCAGGTTATTGTGATTACAGGGCTGCATCACGTCATTGGTGCTGTAGAAGCACAGCTGATTGCAGATACCGGCTTAAACTTTATTATGCCGCTGATGTCAGTTGCATTAATGGGACAGGGTGGTGCCGTATTAGGTTACCTTTACCTGCGCTGGCACGATAAGAAAGCACGCCAGATTGGTATTTCTTCATTTGGATCAATTTTATTTGGTATTTCAGAGCCCGCGCTGTTCGGGATCAACGTACGTTATAAATTCCCGCTGATTGCAGGATGTATTGCAAGTGCGATTGCAGGTGCTTATGTATTCCTGCTGAATATTAATGCACTTGGGTTCGGGGCAACGGCTGTACCGGGAATTGCGATCATTTCAACAACTGGCGGCGGTCACCTTCATTATGTAATTGCCAATGTAGCAGCACTTGCATTAGGTGCAGTATTTACAGCTGCTTATGGAAAAGTGAAAAACCCGAGTTTTGATGTTTAA
- a CDS encoding proline dehydrogenase: protein MIVASALNQFFTTLAYNQLLIDLSRKVGMDLGGSHFVGGEKTADMIKQVKKLNSNGIGATIDCLGEFVKTEEDTKKYVDNCFRAIYSIRDEQLNAQISLKLFSVGLEVSRDTAIQNMNEILTEAKKYDVSVTINMEEYKNCEDIISVFETLREKHENVGIALQANLFRTETDVERLDRFSPAIRFVKGAYIESRDVDINNKTRVDENYKKLVKKHLLKGNYTQVATHDNDMIDFVRDLVKEHQIPKEQFEFQMLQGMREEKQKALAEEGWNMVVYVPFGKDWYTYFMKRLAERPANIGFTVMSMARR, encoded by the coding sequence ATGATCGTCGCATCTGCATTAAATCAATTTTTTACGACACTGGCCTATAACCAATTATTAATAGATCTATCACGTAAAGTCGGAATGGACCTGGGCGGCTCACATTTTGTCGGCGGTGAAAAAACGGCTGATATGATAAAACAGGTAAAAAAGCTGAACAGTAACGGTATTGGTGCCACAATTGACTGTCTTGGTGAATTTGTAAAAACAGAAGAAGATACAAAAAAGTACGTGGATAACTGTTTCAGAGCAATTTACTCAATCAGGGATGAACAATTGAATGCGCAGATCTCTCTGAAGCTTTTCAGCGTTGGACTGGAAGTGAGCAGAGATACTGCTATTCAGAATATGAATGAAATTTTAACTGAAGCGAAAAAATATGATGTATCCGTTACGATTAATATGGAGGAATACAAAAATTGTGAGGATATTATTTCTGTTTTTGAAACGTTGAGAGAAAAGCATGAAAACGTCGGGATTGCGCTTCAGGCAAACCTGTTCAGAACAGAAACAGATGTAGAAAGACTCGACCGCTTCTCACCTGCGATCCGCTTTGTTAAAGGCGCTTATATTGAATCGCGCGATGTGGATATTAATAATAAAACACGTGTGGATGAGAACTATAAGAAGCTTGTAAAAAAGCATTTGCTGAAAGGGAACTATACGCAGGTCGCCACACATGATAATGATATGATCGATTTTGTGAGGGACCTCGTGAAGGAACACCAGATTCCTAAAGAACAATTTGAATTCCAGATGCTGCAGGGGATGAGGGAAGAAAAGCAGAAGGCGCTTGCTGAAGAAGGCTGGAACATGGTTGTTTATGTGCCATTCGGAAAAGACTGGTACACCTACTTCATGAAACGTCTGGCTGAACGACCGGCGAATATTGGCTTTACAGTCATGTCCATGGCAAGAAGGTAG